A window of Salinibacter grassmerensis contains these coding sequences:
- a CDS encoding DUF3667 domain-containing protein, which translates to MPSPESPDRQDSRQDNRRDDRAEGEPPVEDDPTGDDPVEDTTEAMVRTTQCLSCGRRFVGDYCPSCGQEAGPPDSVLRVLSVFFRELIDIENGLWPTLRALTVRPGPALSRYLSGARRHLMHPGRYLLASIVVAFATEQALVWLGVQEAYGRQFSVTSSGETAGETVGEGASLLVAAAGRIFGSQAYLIGSGLLPTGLFALAAWRLFRDRFTWGAQAVSFSAFLVAHATFLETAATLLCAPAAELSARPEGGLPLKVSLLITAVYFTVATARAFGGGWKGAAKGLFALGWAAFEQGLAVVIAVYASWFLYARLVGELPPPGAFSYSGGGLSFSLGLPSLIGACLIPFVLHAGVEAYYRLR; encoded by the coding sequence ATGCCCTCCCCGGAAAGCCCCGACAGGCAAGACAGCCGACAGGACAACCGACGAGACGACCGGGCGGAAGGAGAGCCCCCGGTGGAGGATGACCCGACGGGAGACGACCCGGTAGAGGACACCACCGAGGCAATGGTCAGAACGACTCAGTGCCTGAGCTGCGGGCGGCGGTTCGTTGGCGACTACTGCCCGAGTTGCGGCCAGGAAGCTGGCCCTCCCGATTCGGTCCTCAGGGTGCTCAGCGTCTTCTTCCGCGAGTTGATCGATATCGAGAATGGGTTGTGGCCCACCCTGCGGGCCTTAACCGTTCGTCCCGGCCCGGCCCTGTCCCGATATCTGAGCGGGGCTCGTCGCCACCTCATGCACCCCGGGCGCTATCTCCTCGCTTCCATCGTCGTGGCTTTCGCTACAGAGCAGGCGCTCGTGTGGCTTGGAGTGCAGGAGGCTTACGGCAGGCAGTTTTCCGTGACCTCCTCTGGAGAAACGGCGGGAGAAACGGTAGGAGAGGGCGCATCGCTGTTGGTTGCAGCGGCAGGGCGTATCTTCGGATCTCAGGCTTACCTCATCGGGAGCGGCCTGCTGCCTACCGGTCTTTTTGCCCTCGCGGCCTGGCGGCTGTTTCGAGACCGGTTTACGTGGGGAGCGCAGGCCGTATCCTTCTCGGCGTTTTTGGTGGCCCACGCGACGTTTTTGGAAACCGCCGCTACGCTGCTCTGCGCGCCAGCTGCCGAGTTGAGCGCCCGCCCGGAGGGAGGGCTTCCCCTCAAGGTTTCGCTGCTTATCACCGCCGTCTACTTCACGGTAGCCACCGCCAGGGCGTTTGGCGGGGGATGGAAGGGCGCGGCTAAGGGGCTTTTCGCGCTCGGCTGGGCGGCCTTCGAGCAGGGGCTTGCCGTGGTGATCGCTGTGTACGCCAGCTGGTTTCTGTACGCCCGTCTCGTGGGAGAGCTGCCCCCACCAGGGGCCTTCAGCTATTCTGGAGGCGGCTTGTCGTTTTCGCTAGGGCTTCCTTCTCTGATTGGCGCCTGCCTGATTCCGTTTGTTCTCCACGCGGGAGTGGAAGCGTACTACCGCCTGCGGTAG